From Chaetodon auriga isolate fChaAug3 chromosome 10, fChaAug3.hap1, whole genome shotgun sequence, a single genomic window includes:
- the rap1aa gene encoding RAP1A, member of RAS oncogene family a, which yields MREYKLVVLGSGGVGKSALTVQFVQGIFVEKYDPTIEDSYRKQVEVDGQQCMLEILDTAGTEQFTAMRDLYMKNGQGFALVYSITAQSTFNDLQDLREQILRVKDTEDVPMILVGNKCDLEDERVVGKEQGQNLARQWNNCAFLETSAKSKINVNEIFYDLVRQINRKTPMEKKKTKKKSSCTLL from the exons ATGCGCGAGTACAAGCTAGTGGTGCTGGGATCAGGAGGCGTGGGAAAATCAGCACTG ACGGTCCAATTTGTGCAAGGCATTTTTGTGGAGAAGTATGACCCCACAATAGAAGACTCCTACAGAAAG CAAGTCGAGGTCGATGGGCAGCAGTGTATGCTGGAAATCCTTGACACGGCTGGAACA GAACAGTTCACAGCTATGAGGGACCTGTACATGAAGAACGGCCAAGGTTTTGCTTTGGTGTACTCCATTACAGCACAGTCAACATTTAACGACCTACAGGACCTCCGGGAACAGATCCTGCGAGTAAAGGACACTGAGGAC GTTCCCATGATCCTGGTGGGAAATAAATGTGACCTGGAGGATGAGCGAGTGGTGGGCAAGGAGCAGGGTCAGAACCTGGCCCGTCAGTGGAACAACTGTGCCTTTTTAGAGACTTCAGCTAAATCAAAGATCAATGTTAATGAG ATTTTCTATGATCTGGTGCGACAGATCAACAGAAAAACGCCgatggaaaagaagaagacaaaaaagaagtCGAGTTGCACACTGCTCTAA